In one window of Calypte anna isolate BGI_N300 chromosome 1, bCalAnn1_v1.p, whole genome shotgun sequence DNA:
- the IFNAR2 gene encoding interferon alpha/beta receptor 2, translated as MDGPMHFYQLVYISVLSTACCSLPGRFLGGPPYNLRMESYNFHHILSWQTKTNTAVPSYYRVLYTDHRTWKTAKQCSNITQLSCNLTDDFEDTSSPYSALVQSFTGTEVFNSSVLHFVPRTDTILGPPEVRISSCLNCINVSIKLPTSHFRKNGKLLTLIDIYKELYYDITLKTVDGEHRRSREKTTQENFNTVIEELYPNRNYCVSVMVTASLNKHSIPSAWKCITTDSVAQQDYHAVLVAVTAAICFILMLAGALKCIHAGGYILQKTPLPLSLVSIITSVYPFWTPEPVDTASVEVIYKEIKKRANESSGRISNEDDSNEDDSDDISNHDYTRRNIISRDPHSSDVPNGFIQYSIKRACDDSSSQASENPSADPEDFEDHEMGIEEGKDASSELFNPLSEVNCNYSSRQRNSACFAINLNTVLLGASEENVDSSVALVSSQEDALDWQCAYACEAKVLGDTESVWKPPCQNGSHEWQNSDSSDESNSSDSDTDPKSGYIRR; from the exons TGTACATCAGCGTTTTATCTACAGCTTGTTGCAGCTTGCCTG GAAGATTTCTGGGAGGGCCACCTTACAATCTACGAATGGAATCTTACAATTTTCATCACATTTTGTCCTGGCAGACAAAAACTAATACAGCTGTGCCATCATACTATCGTGTACTGTACACTGACCATAG GACCTGGAAGACCGCCAAACAATGTTCAAATATTACACAACTATCCTGTAATCTGACTGATGATTTTGAAGATACTTCTAGCCCATATTCTGCACTGGTTCAGAGCTTCACAGGAACTGAAGTATTCAATTCTTCTGTACTTCATTTTGTGCCACGTACTGACA CGATCCTGGGACCACCAGAAGTTCGTATCAGTTCCTGTCTAAACTGCATAAATGTCTCCATAAAGTTGCCAACCTctcacttcagaaaaaatggGAAGCTACTGACTTTAATTGATATATATAAAGAGCTTTATTATGATATCACACTGAAAACAGTTGATGGAGAACATAGG AGATCACGTGAGAAAACCACTCAAGAAAATTTTAATACTGTCATTGAAGAATTGTATCCAAATAGAAATTACTGTGTGTCTGTTATGGTTACTGCATCTCTGAACAAACATTCCATCCCATCAGCCTGGAAATGTATAACTACAGACTCTGTAGCTCAACAAG aTTATCATGCAGTCTTGGTTGCTGTCACAGCTGCTATATGTTTTATACTGATGTTAGCTGGTGCCCTGAAATGTATACATGCAGGAGGTTACATTCTTCAAAAAACACCACTGCCACTTAGCTTG GTATCCATCATTACATCAGTCTATCCATTTTGGACACCTGAACCTGTAGATACAGCCTCTGTAGAGGTCATTTacaaagagattaaaaaaagggCAAATGAATCCAGTGGACGTATCAGCAATGAGGATGACAGCAATGAGGATGACAGTGATGATATAAGTAATCATGACTATACAAGGCGTAATATCATAAGCAGAGACCCTCATTCCTCTGATGTGCCAAATGGATTCATACAGTACTCTATAAAGAGGGCATGTgatgacagcagcagccaggcaagTGAAAATCCAAGCGCTGACCCAGAAGATTTTGAAGACCATGAAATGGGCATTGAAGAAGGTAAAGATGCAAGTAGTGAGTTATTTAATCCTCTCTCTGAGGTAAATTGTAACTATTCTTCTAGGCAAAGGAACAGTGCTTGCTTTGCCATTAACTTAAACACTGTGCTGTTGGGAGCCTCTGAAGAGAATGTGGATAGTTCTGTAGCTCTGGTGTCTTCCCAAGAAGATGCATTGGACTGGCAATGTGCTTATGCTTGTGAAGCAAAAGTCCTGGGTGACACAGAAAGTGTGTGGAAACCTCCCTGCCAGAATGGCTCTCATGAGTGGCAAAACTCTGATTCTTCTGATGAAAGCAACTCATCTGATTCAGATACGGACCCAAAATCTGGATACATAAGAAGATAA
- the IL10RB gene encoding interleukin-10 receptor subunit beta isoform X1, which produces MRVVFHSVAYKEQKPHQCRSRLFECKVSGIVPKPQNARITSVNLRSILHWDPPRFHKGNVSYTVQYKSNNINRSRSENLSTNLRLTECDISSLSAYGDYTLLVRAESGNEHSDWVKIRFKPMDDTVIGPPDVKVKSVSGSLHVDFIGPFAENEEDKWPLQKYYGLWNYRILYWKKGSNSEVAYTDSSYNSEILSQLEPWTVYCVQVQALIPESNKRGELSEELCEQTTHNGVTPVWIIVTVLIGSMLVAVISVPVCFFSFLYLYRLTRHVCCPSYIFPEHLKEFLSKPPSGSQFFTPLPQEQHLSYDKLTVISEELKNQNDETEDETSKTTDHVQYSEQEDSDSRMFSEMA; this is translated from the exons ATGCGAGTTGTGTTCCACTCTGTCGCttacaaagaacaaaaaccGCATCAGTGTCGTTCTCGTCTCTTTGAGTGTAAAG TCTCTGGAATAGtgccaaaaccccaaaatgcaAGGATTACTTCCGTTAATCTTCGTAGCATTTTACACTGGGATCCACCTAGGTTTCACAAAGGGAATGTGAGTTACACTGTCCAATATAAAAG CAACAACATCAATCGAAGCAGATCTGAAAATTTAAGCACAAACTTGAGACTCACAGAATGTgatatttcttctctgtctgcATATGGAGACTACACTTTACTGGTCAGAGCAGAGTCTGGAAATGAGCATTCAGACTGGGTGAAAATCAGATTTAAGCCAATGGATGACA CAGTCATTGGGCCACCTGATGTAAAAGTGAAGTCTGTGTCTGGGTCCCTGCATGTGGATTTTATAGGTCCCTTTGCTGAAAATGAGGAGGACAAGTGGCCTCTACAGAAATATTATGGCTTGTGGAATTACAGAATACTGTACTGGAAGAAAGGCAGCAATTCTGAG GTGGCTTACACAGATTCTTCATACAACTCTGAAATCCTATCTCAGTTGGAGCCCTGGACAGTATACTGTGTTCAAGTGCAAGCACTTATCCCCGAGTCGAACAAAAGAGGGGAACTGAGCGAAGAGCTCTGTGAGCAGACAACCCACAATG GTGTAACTCCTGTGTGGATAATTGTGACTGTTCTTATAGGATCAATGTTGGTCGCTGTAATATCTGttcctgtttgtttcttctcctttttgtaTCTTTATCGACTCACCAGACATGTTTGCTGCCCTTCATATATTTTCCCAGAACATTTGAAAGAG TTTCTGAGCAAGCCTCCCAGTGGTTCGCAGTTTTTCACTCCACTCCCACAAGAACAGCATCTTTCTTATGACAAGCTAACTGTTAtttcagaagaattaaaaaatcagaatgatGAGACTGAGGATGAGACCAGCAAGACAACAGACCACGTTCAGTACTCTGAACAAGAAGATTCTGATTCAagaatgttttcagaaatgGCCTAA
- the IL10RB gene encoding interleukin-10 receptor subunit beta isoform X2 produces MAAALRCALCSCLLLCVSGIVPKPQNARITSVNLRSILHWDPPRFHKGNVSYTVQYKSNNINRSRSENLSTNLRLTECDISSLSAYGDYTLLVRAESGNEHSDWVKIRFKPMDDTVIGPPDVKVKSVSGSLHVDFIGPFAENEEDKWPLQKYYGLWNYRILYWKKGSNSEVAYTDSSYNSEILSQLEPWTVYCVQVQALIPESNKRGELSEELCEQTTHNGVTPVWIIVTVLIGSMLVAVISVPVCFFSFLYLYRLTRHVCCPSYIFPEHLKEFLSKPPSGSQFFTPLPQEQHLSYDKLTVISEELKNQNDETEDETSKTTDHVQYSEQEDSDSRMFSEMA; encoded by the exons ATGGCCGCCGCCCTCCGGTGCgccctctgcagctgcctcctgctctgcg TCTCTGGAATAGtgccaaaaccccaaaatgcaAGGATTACTTCCGTTAATCTTCGTAGCATTTTACACTGGGATCCACCTAGGTTTCACAAAGGGAATGTGAGTTACACTGTCCAATATAAAAG CAACAACATCAATCGAAGCAGATCTGAAAATTTAAGCACAAACTTGAGACTCACAGAATGTgatatttcttctctgtctgcATATGGAGACTACACTTTACTGGTCAGAGCAGAGTCTGGAAATGAGCATTCAGACTGGGTGAAAATCAGATTTAAGCCAATGGATGACA CAGTCATTGGGCCACCTGATGTAAAAGTGAAGTCTGTGTCTGGGTCCCTGCATGTGGATTTTATAGGTCCCTTTGCTGAAAATGAGGAGGACAAGTGGCCTCTACAGAAATATTATGGCTTGTGGAATTACAGAATACTGTACTGGAAGAAAGGCAGCAATTCTGAG GTGGCTTACACAGATTCTTCATACAACTCTGAAATCCTATCTCAGTTGGAGCCCTGGACAGTATACTGTGTTCAAGTGCAAGCACTTATCCCCGAGTCGAACAAAAGAGGGGAACTGAGCGAAGAGCTCTGTGAGCAGACAACCCACAATG GTGTAACTCCTGTGTGGATAATTGTGACTGTTCTTATAGGATCAATGTTGGTCGCTGTAATATCTGttcctgtttgtttcttctcctttttgtaTCTTTATCGACTCACCAGACATGTTTGCTGCCCTTCATATATTTTCCCAGAACATTTGAAAGAG TTTCTGAGCAAGCCTCCCAGTGGTTCGCAGTTTTTCACTCCACTCCCACAAGAACAGCATCTTTCTTATGACAAGCTAACTGTTAtttcagaagaattaaaaaatcagaatgatGAGACTGAGGATGAGACCAGCAAGACAACAGACCACGTTCAGTACTCTGAACAAGAAGATTCTGATTCAagaatgttttcagaaatgGCCTAA